One Paroedura picta isolate Pp20150507F chromosome 3, Ppicta_v3.0, whole genome shotgun sequence genomic window carries:
- the LOC143832340 gene encoding neuropeptide Y receptor type 2-like isoform X3 — protein sequence MGFLDQVNSTILLDILDKKRPFGWHTKSIVTPSQGLQGSTNVMMDSTKILGVQIILIAAYSIIILLGFIGNSLVIYMIVRYKTMRTVTNFFIANLALADLMVDTLCLPFTLAYTLLDEWKFGAVLCYLVSYAQALSVHVSTLTLTVIALDRYRCIVFHLDSRISKKISFTIIAITWLVAAVLASPLAIFREYRYEEIPSINLKIAVCSEKWPSENRDATIYSLSMLLLQYVLPLSIICYAYIRIWIKLKSHISPTSRNDSQCHRRKTTKMLVMVVVVFAVSWLPFHIFQLAIDLDLVLIFHEYKLLYTVFHVVAMCSTFANPLLYGWMNKNYRNGFLMFFRCQNKPERLYTEGSVRGRSYTFRATTLNGSLKHSAGNGQLPTQV from the coding sequence atggggtttcttgatcaaGTCAACAGCACCATCCTCTTGGACATATTGGATAAAAAGCGGCCATTTGGCTGGCACACAAAGAGCATCGTCACCCCTAGTCAGGGGCTCCAAGGATCCACCAATGTTATGATGGACAGTACCAAGATCTTGGGGGTCCAGATCATACTGATAGCTGCTTACTCCATCATCATTCTGCTGGGGTTCATTGGCAACTCCTTAGTCATCTATATGATAGTGAGGTACAAAACCATGAGGACTGTTACCAACTTTTTTATAGCTAACCTGGCTCTGGCAGACTTAATGGTGGACACACTCTGTTTGCCCTTCACTTTGGCCTACACACTACTTGATGAATGGAAATTTGGGGCTGTGCTTTGTTACCTGGTCTCCTATGCTCAAGCTTTAAGTGTTCATGTCTCTACCCTCACCTTAACTGTGATTGCTCTGGACAGGTACAGATGCATAGTTTTCCACCTGGATAGCAGAATATCCAAGAAGATCAGCTTCACCATCATAGCTATTACATGGCTTGTAGCTGCTGTCCTAGCCAGTCCTCTGGCCATCTTCCGAGAGTACAGGTATGAAGAAATTCCATCTATCAATCTCAAAATAGCTGTCTGCTCTGAGAAATGGCCTTCAGAAAACAGAGATGCTACCATATACAGCTTATCCATGCTCCTCTTGCAGTATGTCCTCCCTCTTTCCATCATCTGCTATGCCTACATCAGGATATGGATCAAGCTCAAAAGCCATATCAGCCCCACCTCTAGAAATGATAGTCAGTGCCACAGAAGGAAGACCACAAAGAtgctggtgatggtggtggtagtGTTTGCAGTCTCTTGGCTTCCTTTCCATATTTTCCAGCTTGCCATTGACCTAGATCTGGTGCTCATCTTCCATGAATATAAACTCCTTTATACAGTTTTCCATGTGGTGGCTATGTGCTCAACTTTTGCTAACCCCCTGCTATATGGTTGGATGAATAAGAACTACCGAAATGGATTCCTCATGTTCTTCCGTTGCCAGAACAAGCCTGAGAGACTCTACACAGAGGGATCCGTCAGAGGTCGATCCTACACTTTCAGAGCCACCACCTTGAATGGGAGCCTCAAGCACTCAGCAGGCAATGGACAGCTCCCAACACAGGTTTAG